Part of the Nicotiana tabacum cultivar K326 chromosome 20, ASM71507v2, whole genome shotgun sequence genome, aattatgataatttactagacgcactctctcaagctacgctagctagattcgcattacagctcacttagatcgcacccgaGGTATCGTTATCTTTACTCCAACCTCTAAACCCTCGATTATGACTCTCGCCTATTctccgggagtgatgttgttctaacaattacctaaatatgcactctctctcaagcagatacataataaataggaatagctaattgaggatcctttcaactaaccaaaatcaaaacgtagttgaacaaatagagattaacaaccaactcaaaactatattaatataacaacAAGTTCATCCACAACGGGTTCACCCAAAACCTTAGATTAAAAgagttagctactcataacaatgaTGTTCATCACAATAAACAAATTCATTGTAAatcataaaaacaaaaggaagaagagaagaacTTGATGTAGAAtactcctccttgcctcttgcctttccttttcttgctcTCAGCTATCAAAAGCTGCACACCCCCCCTTTGGGCGAGCTTGACCTTCTATAGATTAAGTGAATTTTCCCCCAGACTTCCAAATTTTCCCCTGAGAATTATTTTCCAGAACTGGGCTAGCGCAGCCGCGCACATGGGCGCGCTAATGGCCGCGCTAGTAGCCTACCATTCTGCCTCAACCATCTGGTCTAGAGCGGTCGCGCTAGTGGACGCGCTAGTCCAGTCCTTCATTTGGTCGATTCTTTTTCTCGTCTTCTCGCTTACTCAGCTCCTAGGGGTCTTTCTTGCTTCAATGTAGCTCCAATCACAGCTTTAAGGCCTCATACAAGCTCCTCATTCCTGCAACACAATTTAGAgctcatttttcattatttaattatattagaGCGTTGAAACATAATCAAGCTAGGGCAAAACAATCATCAAATGACATAAATCTAGCCTAATATCAACACCCACACTTAAATctttgctagtcctcgagcaatccaccacCCTTTATAGAGGTTCCTTCACTAAGCATTCTTCCCTAAAACATCACACCAAGAACAAATCACATGAGTTACACCTAGTAGTGAACAATCTTAGTCTCAAAAGTTGACTCTCACGTGTTGTGCAATATTCATACTTTCTCAAGCTACTCTACACAGAAGTCAAGACttgcctttccttcatgaatcacatgccctcacattcacacaagagagtagttccacatataaTGATAtttagaacaattaggaacttagaTAGATGAAATTCACTCACTCTAAaaaaaagaacattcacatgtcACAAAGAtgaaccataagcttgcccgtagtgtactactctactaattgagccactcagtctaagatcaataggacttcacttggttgtaatgtaggctaagggacgggtaggatatattgatatagtgactaacctccctaagcactttttaGTACAATTACATTAACATTCAAAACCATACTTCTGTCAACCAAACATTTCACCACCGTTCTTTTATTTACAACAACCCCATCCATTAGGGGAAATTATAgcaaaaaaacacttctcaaccactatattattctctcttttttttgtgtgttgCTTCATTTTTTATGCGACAAAATTCTACACCTTTTTTTTTCGATTtcaatggttccactcaaaaaccaaaccccaccccacacttttgcCTTTGCATAATTCTCAATACCATTCAAGTGCTTATGTGAGGAAAGAGGGTTCAAACAGCAggctattcaaacaattgggtaaggtttgcaatatggttgccaaagaaataagcttataggctcaacggggttaactaagatatatTGCAGTTAGGTGGGTTTACTTTATAAGTCTGGCTCAACAAGGAattgcctatatcacttctaagactgaatgaTACTACTATTTCGCATTGCAAACAcatagggcaagttctaggcatcaaatatgAATCATGGAATACAGTAAAACTCACACATATGGCACATGAATCATTCAAGATTCGCTTATCAAGACACTCTcttttgagtattcaagttagtgacaaatatacaatttaaggtactttaGCAAGAATCAACTACTGAGAATAAGCATTACACTCTAgtgtctattgtgttcaggtgtaaTAATGCTAGAGGCTTTTCTTTTCGAATTCAGCTCGTCAGCCCATTAATCCTAATTTAAAacctaaaaagaaaacaaaataaataaaaactacctatacccggttcaagctaaacccttgaaaaagaaccgtggcccaaagaaaaatcaagggggagttactactctaccaaaaaagaaaataaaaaatcttttttgtattttttttatactaacttccctcaagaaaattatctaaaggatccgtcatcaggaagagtcttcattttcattttttttgttcgaCTTAGTCCAAGCTACTTACCTACTTTAAACTAATTAACTCTTACTTAACACCAAAGCAATCAAAgctaaacaaacaaaacaatcaaaacaaaacaaaaccaaactaGTCAAAGGTTACAATTACATATATACAATGAAGTATCCCCACCCCACACATATACTGAAGACATATCCCCGTGGctttaaaaattaaagaacaTTGAGGTAGAGGTACTTCCCTGAAGGCTCACTCCTGGTCGGAGATGGTGTCTGGGTTCACATTGCACGCGCGTCCCAAAGCTCTCAACCAGCCCAAGAACTTCTTTTCAGACTTCACCTTCCTGTCAGCCACCACCTCAACACGGGCACCTACATCTGTGATTGAAGTACGTAACCCAGCCATCTCTTGTTCCAAATTGGTCATGCGGGTTCTCCTGCGCGGATGTGAAGATATGGATGCCCTAGATAGTACTGCAGCTTCTACAGCGTGCTCTGGGGCCTGGGGTTCGTCCCTCACAGTCTCCgcttcttcatcctcatcatctgaGTCATCACAGCTACCACTGATCTCTTCCTCTGCTGCTGCTGGCTCCTTACCCGTGGTTACTTTGTCCGCTTGGAACTTGCGGTCCTTTTTTACGAGCCCATCCGCAGCTAAATTTTCGGGCACTCGAGCATCCCTGCAAAGCTGAGTTATTAAAGAAGGGAAGAAGAATCCATACCTTTTTATTCAGCTGCAGATGAACATCTCGTCATGTATTACTTTAGCCACGCCGAAGTTGTGTCCATTGACGAAGCGCCAAATCAAAGCAGCTCTAGGCCCATTTACCTCTATAGTATTGTAGGATGGAATCAAACGGTTGTTGATGAGATACAACCAGCATTTTGCTTCAAAGGTGAGTGCGGAGGAGTGGAACTTCTCACCATATTGCATCCAAACCACATCTTTCCCCGGTGCACAGATTATTTCAAAGAATCGCTGCCACTTTTCCTGTGTTGAGTTACGGCCATACTCATAAAAGTCATCATAATCAATCACATAAGGGGGTAGCTGGTATGTCGTCCTTATCGCCTCAACAGAGGCATTCACCGCTTTTCGTCATACTGTGACGATGCCATTGTCATGCTCAGGCGCGTTGGCGTAAAATTCCCTCACAACCATTACATTACCCTTACCGGGCTCATTAATGAATGTTTGTAGCCCCCGTCTCATCAGCTCATCGTACATGTGAGGGCAATTTTGCTGGAGCGATTGGACGTCAATACCCCTCTCAGGAATTGGCTTTTTAGAAACCTTCTCAGCAAAGCGATCCTGGGCTTTAGCCGAGACAAATTTGTTATTATCAAAAGGGCGTTCAGGGGCAGCACCACGTGTGCTGGATGAGCTGGCTTGTCTGCTAGACGATGGACCGGTGGTGCGGCGTTTCTTCGATGGAGCCATGGTACCTGAAAAACGGGAACAAATAAGTACCTCCCAATACCAGAAATTGTGACGCActgcggttactcagacttcacatgAATACGTGGTCACAATTACATAATTACACTCATTGAGGCCTTTTCAAAAACATCTTGTGGGCATTAGGCACTCACAACCCATTCAAAGCAATTTACAACATGAACCCACTACCAAATCTTCCAAAGGTCACAATTCAAGTAAAACAACACTCTACAATTCGCACCAGCCACAAATACTACAATAATTATTACCAAATCTACTActaacaaacaaataaaaaaattaactatATAAAAGAAAGCACACTTAAACACACAAAAATCTGCAGAGATTATgtgaaaacaaagaaagaaaattgaaacaAGAGTAACATACCTGTAGTGAGAGTGAGGAGTAGAGAAGAGGGTTAAAGGGGAATGTTGTTGGAGACTTAGAGAAACTTGAAAGAgatgaaaattttctggaagagGGGagctgaagaagaaaagaaattgagTTGTGAGAGATTGGGGAGGGTTTCTGAAGTTTTTAGGGCGTGTGGTTTGGTAGGGGGAGGGTTTGTTAGATGTGGCTTATTAGATGAGGGGGGAGGGAATTTAGactaaagaaaaagaggaaattgattcataaaaaaaattagaataggTGAAAAATTGTCAGTTATAAGGGCTTAAATCGCGCGTTCGTAGAGCGGCCAAATGCGTGATCGTGCTAGTCTAGCGCGGCCAAGGCAGAAAGTTTTGCCAAATTAGCACGTTCAGGAGCACGATTGCGCCAGTAGCGCGTTCCTGAGCACGGTCGCGCTACTGGACTTCGAaatatttttacacttttcaccTGATTTTTCCATTTTCGATTGCCTTATCACCCGCCCATTATCACCTGCATTGGTTAGCATTTTCAAAAACTCACAATTAACCACTACTACTACCGTCGGGTTGCCTCCCGACCAGCGCCTTAGTTAACGTCATGGCACGACGTAGATCaagcgcatttaaggctcgctcgacctttGTGGTTCAACAAGAAGTATGACAGATAACTCTTTCGTTTTATCCATCCCCACATGCAGTTTGAGTCGTTGTCCATTAACCTTGAAGGTGTTAGTGCTATCTTCACTGGTTATCTCCACAGCCCCATACGGGAACACTTCGGTCACCCTGAACGGCCCAAACCATCGGGACTTAAGCTTACCAGGAAATAATCTCAACCTTGAATTGTACAATAATATCTTGTCTCCGGGTTTGAAATTTCTGTCCACAATGTGTTTGTCATGCAgcctcttcattctttccttgtagaGTCTCGTGCTTTCAACGGTGTGATATCTGAATTCCTCCAACTCATGCAACTTTGTCAGTCAATTTTCTCCAGCCTCATCAGGGTTCATGTTCAATTGGTTTAGTGCCCACCAAGCTCGATGTTCTAGCTCCACAGGCAGGTGACAggccttcccaaataccaacttgtacggtgacataccaatgGTGTTTTGAATGCGGTCctataggcccagagtgcatcgTTAAGCTTTtttgcccaatcagttcttgtggcgtttACAGTTTTAGTAAGCACACTCTTGATCTCACAGTTTGAGACCTCTACCTGCCCACTTGTTTGAGGGTGATACAGGGTCACCACCTTGTGGTGCACGTCATATTTAGCCAGCAACTTCTCAAAGACACGATTGCAAAAGTGCGTGCCCCGTCACTAATGATGGCTCTCGGAATCCCGAATCGGGTGAATATATTCCTCTTCAAGAACCCCACCCACCACTCTCGAATCATTGGTGGGGAATGCTGcaacttccacccatttggatACATAATCTACcgcaacaagtatgtacttattgccgtAAGAActgacgaagggacccatgaaatcaattcccCAGACATAGAACACCTCAACTTGCTGAATTGGATTCATTGGCATCTCGTGTCTACGAGATATGTTGCCCGTTCTTTGGCATTCGTTGCATCCCTTTACCCATTGGTGAGCATCCTTAAAGATTGTTGGCCAGTAGAACCCGTCCTCTAACACCTTTGCTGTTGTTCGAactcctccaaaatgtcctccatatgGTGACGCGTGACAAGcctacaaaacaaaacattgttctatctcggggacgcATCTTCGGATCATGTTATCAATGCAAATTTTAAACAAATGCGGTTCATCCCAGTAGTAGTTTCGGCAGTCACGATAAAATTGTTTCTTTTGAACATAGGAGAGTTCATATGGTTCAATGCCGCAGGCCAAATAGTTtgcaatatcagcataccatggCATATTTTCCACACTTGTGGCTAGCAGCTGCTCGTCTATaaaggtttccagaatatcctCAGACTCAGTTGCATTTTCAGCACCTTCAAGGCGTGACAAATGATCAGCGACTTGGTTCTCCGTGCCCTTACAGTCACAAATCTCCAAGTCAAACTCTTGCAGAGGCAGCACCCAACAAATTAGGTACGGCTTGGACTCTTTTTTATCAACTAAATACCGAATGGCTGCATGATCTGTGTACACGATCACCTTCGACCCGATCAAGTAAGACCTGAACTTATCAAAGGTGAACACAACAGCCAACATTTCTTTTTCAGTTACCGTGTAATTCAGCTGAGCACCACTCAGCGTCCTACTTGTGTAGTAAATAGGGTGCATTACCTTATCCTTGTGTTGTCCCAACACGTCTCCCACAGCgtagtcactagcatcacacatgagttcaaacgGTTGCTCCCAGGCGGGAGCAACTATAATCGGTGTTGTGACTAGCCGCTTCTTTAGTTCCTCAAAAGCcaccctgcaatcatcagaaaatacAAATGGGTTATCTTTTTCGAGCAACTTACAGAGGGGATTGGCGATCttggaaaagtccttgatgaatcatCGGTAGAAGCCGGCGTGTCCCAGGAAGCTACGAATAGCCTTGACTGATGTGGGAGGTGGAAGTTTTTCTATCACGTCGACTTTGGCTCTGTCCACCTCAATCCCTTTACTCGACACTAAGTGCCCCAAGACGATTCCTTCTTGtgccataaaatggcacttctcctAATTCAACACTAGATTCGTCTTGATGCACCTCTTCAGTACACGGGTTAAATTTACTAGGCATTCATCGAACGAAtttcccaccactgagaagtcatccatgaagaccttcATAATGTCCTCCACCATATCTGTAAAAATGTccatcatgcaccgttggaatgttgcaggtgcattacaaaggcCAAATGGCATTCTCCTGAAGGCAAACACTCTGTAAGGGCAAGTGAATGAAGTCTTTTCCCTATCCTCCGGGGCAATAGAAATCTGTTtgtaccccgagtatccatctaGAAACAGAAGTGTGACCTCCCTACCAAtctatctaacatctgatcaatgaaagGTAGTGGGAAGTGATTCTTCCGGGTGGCTAGATTTagctttctataatccatgcaaattctccagcctgtGACGGTTCTTGTAGAGATCAATTCGTTGTTATCATTCTTAACTaccgtcatgccaccctttttaggtacacattgaactgggctaacccagctactgtcagaaattgggaaaatgattccctcatctaaccacttgatcacttctttcttcactaCTTCCTTCATATTATGGTCCATCCAATGGCAGTTTTACACTCCTTGagtacctgcaaaagttgttgagcctgcacatctaacaaactagatgagataataacaggtaatgtggagtcaggtccaagaaactcatacctgagatgggctGGCAATGGTTTtaactccagctttggtggttcttcgatTGATGGTttggctggaggagtttctctgtTTCCCAAGTGTAAGGGCTCAAATTCAAGATTTCTATCCCATAACCCTCTACCCTCTAATGCCATCACCCATCCAGCCAGTTCTTCTCCCTTTACCTCATCTAAATTCATTAGACACGCAGTGAGGGGGTCTTCAATAGTCAGCAGTTCATCATCGGTCTCTACGATTACATCCAcgacatcaataagagagcaattgtcgaattcacttggtcgcctcatagatttctgcacgttgaatgttatctcttcatcgttcaacctcatctttaactccccagtttcacaatcaattaaaGCTCTACCCGTGGCCAggaatggtcttcccaaaattatgggaatctcttcaTCCACTTTACAGTCTATGATTACAAAATatgcagggaacacaaatttccctacctgaatcTACACATCATCCAGAATACCAGAGGATCGTTTTACCGtcctgtcagccagctgcaacaacatagaggtgggtctagctcttccaataccCAGCCTCTTATAAATTGCTAGGGGCATAAGATTAATGCTGGCCCCTAGATCACACAGTGCTTTAGCAAAGGCAAAATCACCAATAGTGCATGGGATTGTAAAGCTCCCTGGGTCAGACAGCTTTTCCGCAATTAGTCTAGTCACCACTGCACTACAGGTTTGAGTAAGAGTAACTGTGGCCAAATCTTGGAAATCAAATTTTCGGTACattaagtccttcatcatttttgcatactcAGGCATCTCTTTCAAAGCATCAATTAAgggaatatttacctggatttgttttaGCATCTCCAAGAACTTCTTGTATTGCTCCTCCTTTTGGTACTTAGCTAGCCTCTGAGGGAAGGGTGcaggaggtctcttcttcccaatcatTTGGGATCGATCTTTATCAGCGGTCACATCAACCACTGGTTTCTGTGTTATCTCAGCTTCTTTCTCGGTCTCCATTTGAATGCTACTTTCTTCCTGGGCAGGCTGGACTGTCACCTCTATTAGTTTCGTTGATTCATCCAACTCAATGGGCATTGATATGAGTGTCTCAGCCTCCCTGGCTTCTCGAGCCCTTTCCTGCTCGACATCCAAATCTCTGCCATTACGTAGGCTCACCGCCATCAGCTGCTTCGGgacttgatcttttggatttaccTGGGTATCTGCAGGTAGTGTTCCATGAGGGCGATTGTTTGGAGACATCGAAATTTGGCCCATCTGCATTTCAATATTCTTGATCGCTGAATCATATGCATCTACTCTCTCACTAATCTTTGCATTAGACCCAATAACCTATTGCATCATTGCTtcaagtctagcaaacccatcttcctaCCTTCCATTATACTGCTGCTGAGGAGGGTGATACCCCTGCTGTTGATTCTGATTACTATATCCCTGTGGCCTTGGGTAAGGTGCTATATTATTGgggggtctcatacctcccatatTCCCACTGTTGAACTGTGATAGGGATGACCTGTACTGCTGATTCTGCTGACCCCAACTCTGACCACCCTGTCTCTAAcctccataattagacacataattcatATGTTTAGGGTAGTGCTGATGATCGTGTTCTGCATTCCACTGAgttaccaattggctgactaatgcaagatgtgcacaagCCCCTATTAGTAGTATCTACAATATGTACCTACTGTTTTTGCCCTGACTCTTCCACatttttggtgagtatactcatctgtgtcaataaggtggccatattttcagccatTGAATTGGACGGATCTAGAGGCACTGAGTTCACCACTGGAGTTATAGGTGCATTTCTGGTTATCCATCCCAAATTCTGCGCCATTTTGTCAAGCGGACCTTGACCTTCTCTCCATGTTTTACTCAAAAATGCTCCATCAGCTGAAGCATCAATAATGTTTTTCACGCTATCTGACAATCCTATGTAGAACCGTTGTCCCAACATCAAATCTGGAATGCCATGGTGCGGACATATGACCATCATCCCTTTAAAACGCTCACATGTTTTATGCAATGTTTCCGTTGGTctctgtttaaaactcaaaatatcatcaatCTGTTGCGCGGTTTTGTTGGGGGGTGGAACTTGTTCACGAATTGCCtgactaactcctcccaagttgttatggaatttatggggagtgagtttaaccaTGTCTGGGCAGCTCCTGTCACTGAAAATGGGAATAATAGCAATTTGATTGCTTCCGGAGTTACATTGGGTTGCCTTTGGGTTTTGTAGATTgacaaaaaaaattcaagtgttgttgaggatcttcgacttgtgaccccgaaaatagtcccttgttttgcaacaaatgcaacatgttaTTCGTGATTTGGAATAATTCAGCTTGTATCTGCGGGACTAAAATTGAGGTGGCCAGATTTTcagctgtgggttgtgcccagtcatagagAGCCGCCTCGGGCACAACAGGTGCCATTGGAGCTATTGGTACAGTTGGGTGTTCTTCGTGATCTCCCATTATTGTTTCTAATGGGtcagttgtttgttgttgtttgtttttccggttggcccggttcaaggccttgaaaactttctcgggatctgataatgcttcaaatacttcaccagttctcgatgagtttctaggcatgcacctgtgcaACCAAGTCGACAAACTTTAAAAATTTCAATGTAAAAATTGGGTATAGAGAAAACTAATTACATTAagaatttttgtacttctttcaat contains:
- the LOC142174299 gene encoding uncharacterized protein LOC142174299, with the protein product MVICPHHGIPDLMLGQRFYIGLSDSVKNIIDASADGAFLSKTWREGQGPLDKMAQNLGWITRNAPITPVVIGSNAKISERVDAYDSAIKNIEMQMGQISMSPNNRPHGTLPADTQVNPKDQVPKQLMAVSLRNGRDLDVEQERAREAREAETLISMPIELDESTKLIEVTVQPAQEESSIQMETEKEAEITQKPVVDVTADKDRSQMIGKKRPPAPFPQRLAKYQKEEQYKKFLEMLKQIQVNIPLIDALKEMPEYAKMMKDLMYRKFDFQDLATVTLTQTCSAVVTRLIAEKLSDPGSFTIPCTIGDFAFAKALCDLGASINLMPLAIYKRLETDDELLTIEDPLTACLMNLDEVKGEELAGWVMALEGRGLWDRNLEFEPLHLGNRETPPAKPSIEEPPKLELKPLPAHLRRMPFGLCNAPATFQRCMMDIFTDMVEDIMKVFMDDFSVVGNSFDECLVNLTRVLKRVAFEELKKRLVTTPIIVAPAWEQPFELMCDASDYAVGDVLGQHKDKVMHPIYYTSRTLSGAQLNYTVTEKEMLAVVFTFDKFRSYLIGSKVIVYTDHAAIRYLVDKKESKPYLICWVLPLQEFDLEICDCKGTENQVADHLSRLEGAENATESEDILETFIDEQLLATSVENMPWYADIANYLACGIEPYELSYACHASPYGGHFGGVRTTAKVLEDGFYWPTIFKDAHQWVKGCNECQRTGNISRRHEMPMNPIQQVEVFYVWGIDFMGPFVSSYGNKYILVAVDYVSKWVEVAAFPTNDSRVVGGVLEEEYIHPIRDSESHH